DNA from Candidatus Thermoplasmatota archaeon:
TTCTAATGCACGATTACATAATAAACAATAAATGGGTCGAAAAAAAGGGAAGAGCTGCAGGAGTAGTGCTTCTCACATATCACCATGACGTTAGAGGAATAAATGCAGCGATTACGGCTGTTCAGCATTCCTATGGAAATATTATAAATGCATCTCTTCACTATGCATCAGTGCCTGGAAATAATAGCAGTGGATAGGAACATAAAAGAAATCAACGAACTTGTAAGGGGGCTGCAGGGAAAGAAAGGCGTTCTATCTATAAAGGTGGTGACCGCTGCGTAAGATTTTAAATTTACTGCCCTATTATCCGGTATGGAAAATATCGCATCACTCCTTAAAAAAAGGAATCTTAAGATTGCCACCGCAGAGTCATGTACTGGAGGGCTGATAGGGCATACAATAACAAACGTCCCGGGAAGTTCATATTATTATGAAGGGGGAGTAATATCATACAGTAATGCCATAAAGATGAAATTTTTGGGGGTAAATGAAGAAACTTTAAAAAAATACGGTGCTGTTTCCGAGCAGACGGCGAAAGAAATGGCCGAGGGGATAAAAAATAGGGCTAGCGTAAACATCGGAATTGCCACAACTGGAATCGCTGGGCCCGGGGGCGGTACAACTGAAAAGCCCGTGGGGCTTGTATATGTTGCACTGGCGGGAAATGAAGGAACATATGTAAAGAAATTCAATTTTCACGGTAATAGGGGGGAAAATAAAAAATCGACATGTGATGCCGCCATCAACATGCTCCTAAATTATCTGGAACAATATGATTGAAATAGACGGTTCTCATGGAGAAGGCGGCGGGCAAATACTCCGTATGGCCGTTGCGTTATCTGCATTGACTGGCAGCGATGTGAAGATAAGGAATATAAGGGCGGGCAGACCCAATCCCGGGCTGAGAAGGCAGCACATGATCGCAATTGAATCGGTGAGAAAAATATGCAACGGTAAAGTGAACGGACTGCACGAAAATTCACTCGAAATAGAATTTTTTTCAGGGGATATGAAAGGTGGCACGTATAGTTTCGATATCGGGACGGCCGGCAGCATAACCCTCGTATTTCAGGCATGCATACTTCCTTCTCTTTTTGCAGAAAACGAAACCATAATTTCATTGAAAGGAGGAACGGATGTGAGATGGTCTCCCCCTTGGGATTATTTCAATAATGTATTCCTAAAATTGCTTCGCCGGATGGGTATATCGGCTGATGGAAAACTTTACAGAAGAGGATACTACCCGAAAGGAGGGGGGATGGCAGAAATAGCCATAAAGCCGTGCAGGGATTTGCATCCAATTAATTTTGGTACCGAGGAAGAATTGAAAATAGAGGGCATTGTGAATATAGCAAATCTGCCATTAAAAATAGCCGAGCGGATGAGAAATGCCGCAGAGAAAGAATTTAGGGAAAAAGAAATGGAAACGGATATAACCATAAGTGAGGGAGATTCATCCTCGCCGGGCATCGGTATCGTGCTCTGGACAGCCGATAAAAAAATTCTGGGCTCTGACAGCCTTGGAAAAAAAGGCAGGCCGGCAGAGCAGGTTGGCAGAGAAGCTGCCAGTACATTGCTAGACAAAATCGAATCCGGGGCGGATATTGATAGATGGGCGGTCGACCAGATTTTACCCTATGCAGCCATTTCCGGTAAGCCGTTTTCTTTCAGATGCATGGAGTTGAGCGGGCATGCAGAAACTGAAATGTGGCTTCTTGAGAAATTTCTGGATGTGAAATTTGGAAAAAAGGTAAGCAATAAACTTATAGAACTCGTCACTATCCCTAAGGAATGTAAACCAGAACAAACATGACAATCAGCAGTGCCAGTGCTATATACATGAAATACATGTACATCTTCCTTTTTTTTACTATTGAATCATATTTCTCCCTGCATGCATCAGAGCAAACAATCTCCCCATACGGGACTGCTTTACCGCATATCTGACAGTGGGCATGTTGTGGAACCCTATCCATTTTACACCTCTATTCTCGTCCCTTTAAACTCTCTTCCGTATATAGCATTTTCTAATAATTCCAGATTTCTTCCATTGACCACATACGTGGGCATCTTTTCTTCATCTATGATTTTGCATGCAATACCATCTACGACTGAATTTTTACCTGCCATATCCCATTTATTCGGTACCATTTCCCGCAATTCTTTTATTGAAATCGAATCATATTTTTTTGCCGTTGGATTCTTTTTCGGGTCTTTGTCGTAGATTCCGTCAACGTCGGTTGCTATCACAAACCTATCCGCCTTTATTTCCCTAGCGAGCATCGCCCCAACCGTATCGGTGGAATGTCCGGGGATTGTTCCCCCCATTATTACAGGGGTACGCATACCGGCTGCCTCCTCAACAGTCTTTGGTACAGGAGTTTCATCTTTGAGAGATGCTTTGATGAGCATGGCATTTAAACGCGTGACAGCTATTCCCATCTCGTCTAAAAATTTTTCATCTGCCCCAAGAAAGCGTGCCGCCCCTATGTATTTTCTCGAGGTTTTTCCGCCCCCAACAATAATGTAAATGCCTATATCGCGTGTGCATTTATCTAGAACTTTTCCAACTTTCTTTATGGATTCGGGCTCTTCTGCCGAGATGAGAGACCCTCCAAAGGCAACAACTACTTTCATGCTCGTTAAATATTCCCCTGGTTATAGACTTTTCTTCTTTTCATGAGCAATACGGCAGCTAAGGCAACGAGTAAAGCAGGCAATTCAAAGCCCGGCACCTGCTGCAAAGGCCTGGGCTGAGGAAGATTTTCTACTGGCGGGGATTTTACGGTTCCGATGCTGCTGTCACTGGTTGTATTAAATGTATATGTCCCACCAACAACGTCATTAACATATTTTTTTTCTACCCCAACAAAGTAGTGAATGACTTCTGCGAATATGCTGACATTCATGGAGCTTTTTTCTTTCCATCCCTCGTATTCCGGCGAAGTTGTGTATACTTTATACTTTTTATTGCCTATTGTTATCTCTCCAGAATAGGTTGCATTCACTTTCTCTCCGTCGATTGTGTAATAAACTCTGAAATTTTCGTCGCTTATGCCTTTAATAACCCTTATCTCGATATCATCTGATGCATCCATCTTTTTTGAAGGATAATTTACCAGTATTGCATTATGGATGAAAGAAAAGTTTCCATTGTACGTACTTTCTCTGCCTTTCCTGTCACTGGCGGTTATCGTATAATTGCATGTGACGCTTTCATTACCTGTATATTCACAGACATATACATTTCCGTCTTTTTGCATGTCGTGTATTTCCCAATTGCTGCCAGCTGTTATATTTGCTTTAGCGTATTTAACACCCACGTTATCGGTTATTTTGGCAGCAATAAGAACGCTTTCGCCAACTTCCTGAACACATGGCAATGCAACAGCATCTATTTTCGGAGGTGATGCATCATAGAACGGCGGATTTATAGAAAGTATAAAAACTGCAAGACCCGTAAAAAAATAGAAGGATATGGAACCAAGCCATTCCTTTTTACCAAATTTCGAGATGTCTACTTTAAGTATCTGAAGAAGTTTTCCCAGAAAACCTATTGAGCAGATGGCAAGAAGAAATGTCAGCCCCCATCTCAGTTGCGGTGAGATAGATACCCACGCAAAATGGCATATAATTCCCATCACGATGCCAAAGCCGAACGATATTAAGGATGTCTTTGCCTTTCTCTTTTCTTTCTTTATAAATTCCTCCCTGTCAAATTTTGGCATTTTGAATTCGTACTTTTCGCCTTTTTTATCTTTCATTATTTAAACGGATTGCCCAGGGGATTAAAGATTTTTCCCCTGATTTAAAAAATGTTCATATCCCCTGTTTTCCAATATTTTTTCTTCTTTGTGCTCAATCAGAACAACCTTTTTTTCTTTGGTAACAGTACCAATATCCGTTAGTTTACAACCAGAATTTCCCACGGCTTTTTCCACATCTTTAAACTTACCGGGAGAAACGGTGAAAAGGAGTTCGTAATCCCCGCCGGAATAGAGCGAAAAATCATCAGATTTTGCTTCCTCTGCCGTTGGAATCCTTTCCGCATGTATTTCAAAGCCGACATCATTTATCTTGGAAAGCTGGTAAAGGGAGGAAGCGAGTCCGTCGGATATATCCATAGATGATGTTACCCCTCCGGCTGATGCAGCAGCCATTCCTTCCTTAACCCTCGGATTCACAAGGAGGATTTTCTGCAGAGCTTTTTCATCTTCCCTTTTCCTTAAAGTTCGAATTGCAACACCTGCCCCGCCCAGCTCCCCTGTCACACATATTGTGTCTCCCGGCCTGGCACCCTTCCTTGGCATGAAATCCTTCTTTTTGACTATGCCAAGGGCTGTCCCGCACAGGGTGATAGAATCCATCTCCTTGGTATCCCCCCCGATAATTTTTGTTCCAAATTTTTTTGCACAATCGTCTGCTCCGTCAGAGAATTTTTTAATGAAATTTACATCCTTGTTTTTTGGAAGGCCAAGTGATAGCGTTAGGCCTACAGGTTTTCCTCCTTTGGCCGCTATATCGCTCAAATTTATTGCAACAATGAACCAACCCATCTGGTAGGGTGCTGCCCCTTCGGGAAGATGCGTCTTCTCGTTCACCGTATCTGTTGTCACCAAAAAAAATTCATCGCCTACATCTACGGTGGCACAATCGTCGAGATTTATGCTGCCATAACGTTCAGCCATTATTTCTATAACCTTTCTTTCCCCCAGATCCTTCAATTCCATGAACATGAATAGCAGTATTGGGATATAAAATATTTTGAATGGCATCATCATTTCCAAAAGTTTTATTATATGCCTGTTCATCATTTCTCAAATGGATGAGTGGAAGTCGTTCCCACTGGACAGGGATTCAGAGCAGATAAAGCAAAAGGTGGAAAAATATTTCTCAATATATGGGGCAAGAGAGGGAGAGATAGATAGTTTCTATATCCACATGCCCTCCGGCAGCAAGACACTGGAAGAGAAATTTGAGTGCCTGAGGCTGGAATTAAAGGAGATGGATTTGATTCCTTTCCTGCGATATGATAAAGGAGAATATATATTGCTTGTCACAAAAAAGCCAAAATTGAAAACCCGTCCAAACTGGCTAAATATCATACTTTTTTTTACGACAATCGTAACAACAACGCTTTCCGGCTCCATCATTTTTTTACTTCAGTATATGGAATGGGGCATAAAAGAAATGTTTCTTCCACAAAACCTTCTCAACGGCCTTGTTTTTTTCTCTTTCCCCCTGATGGCCATACTTGGCATCCACGAACTGGGCCATTACTTTGTTTCAAAAAAACATAACGTGGCTGCTTCCCTCCCTTTTTTTATTCCGATACCTCCAAACCCGATTTTGCCTCTCGGAACACTTGGGGCAGTAATTTCAATGAGGGAACCTATACCAGATAGAAAGGCACTTATCGAAATAGGCATTGCAGGGCCAATTGCCGGCTTTCTCGTGTCCATACCTGTCCTCATAGTAGGTTTATACATGTCAGATATAGTTGCAATATCATCCCTTCCAGAAAATGCACTCACACTTGGAGACAGTCTCATGACTCTTCTACTTTCAAATATTATGTTCGCCGTTCCAGAAGGATATATCCTCAGTTCCCATCCAACGGCGTTTGCCGGATGGGTGGGTTTGCTGGTCACCGCCATAAATTTATTGCCCGTTGGTCAGCTAGACGGTGGGCATATTGCAAGAGGGGCACTTAAAGAAAAGCACAAATATGCAAGCATTGCAGCCGTAGCTTTACTCATTTTGTCTTCCCTGCTTGGGGGTGGATGGTTATTCATGGCATTCTTTATCGTATTCATCATAGGGGTAGGGCACCCACCAGCACTGAACGAATTTGTGCCGCTCGATACAAAAATGAAGGGGCTTGTACTTCTTGCAATTCTTATCTTCATTTTGAGTTTTATACCTGTGCCAATATCATAATGGAAAATAAGGCAGGGTTT
Protein-coding regions in this window:
- a CDS encoding CinA family protein, producing the protein MENIASLLKKRNLKIATAESCTGGLIGHTITNVPGSSYYYEGGVISYSNAIKMKFLGVNEETLKKYGAVSEQTAKEMAEGIKNRASVNIGIATTGIAGPGGGTTEKPVGLVYVALAGNEGTYVKKFNFHGNRGENKKSTCDAAINMLLNYLEQYD
- the rtcA gene encoding RNA 3'-terminal phosphate cyclase — protein: MIEIDGSHGEGGGQILRMAVALSALTGSDVKIRNIRAGRPNPGLRRQHMIAIESVRKICNGKVNGLHENSLEIEFFSGDMKGGTYSFDIGTAGSITLVFQACILPSLFAENETIISLKGGTDVRWSPPWDYFNNVFLKLLRRMGISADGKLYRRGYYPKGGGMAEIAIKPCRDLHPINFGTEEELKIEGIVNIANLPLKIAERMRNAAEKEFREKEMETDITISEGDSSSPGIGIVLWTADKKILGSDSLGKKGRPAEQVGREAASTLLDKIESGADIDRWAVDQILPYAAISGKPFSFRCMELSGHAETEMWLLEKFLDVKFGKKVSNKLIELVTIPKECKPEQT
- a CDS encoding DUF2116 family Zn-ribbon domain-containing protein yields the protein MDRVPQHAHCQICGKAVPYGEIVCSDACREKYDSIVKKRKMYMYFMYIALALLIVMFVLVYIP
- the pyrH gene encoding UMP kinase yields the protein MKVVVAFGGSLISAEEPESIKKVGKVLDKCTRDIGIYIIVGGGKTSRKYIGAARFLGADEKFLDEMGIAVTRLNAMLIKASLKDETPVPKTVEEAAGMRTPVIMGGTIPGHSTDTVGAMLAREIKADRFVIATDVDGIYDKDPKKNPTAKKYDSISIKELREMVPNKWDMAGKNSVVDGIACKIIDEEKMPTYVVNGRNLELLENAIYGREFKGTRIEV
- the thiL gene encoding thiamine-phosphate kinase, whose translation is MELKDLGERKVIEIMAERYGSINLDDCATVDVGDEFFLVTTDTVNEKTHLPEGAAPYQMGWFIVAINLSDIAAKGGKPVGLTLSLGLPKNKDVNFIKKFSDGADDCAKKFGTKIIGGDTKEMDSITLCGTALGIVKKKDFMPRKGARPGDTICVTGELGGAGVAIRTLRKREDEKALQKILLVNPRVKEGMAAASAGGVTSSMDISDGLASSLYQLSKINDVGFEIHAERIPTAEEAKSDDFSLYSGGDYELLFTVSPGKFKDVEKAVGNSGCKLTDIGTVTKEKKVVLIEHKEEKILENRGYEHFLNQGKNL
- a CDS encoding site-2 protease family protein; its protein translation is MDEWKSFPLDRDSEQIKQKVEKYFSIYGAREGEIDSFYIHMPSGSKTLEEKFECLRLELKEMDLIPFLRYDKGEYILLVTKKPKLKTRPNWLNIILFFTTIVTTTLSGSIIFLLQYMEWGIKEMFLPQNLLNGLVFFSFPLMAILGIHELGHYFVSKKHNVAASLPFFIPIPPNPILPLGTLGAVISMREPIPDRKALIEIGIAGPIAGFLVSIPVLIVGLYMSDIVAISSLPENALTLGDSLMTLLLSNIMFAVPEGYILSSHPTAFAGWVGLLVTAINLLPVGQLDGGHIARGALKEKHKYASIAAVALLILSSLLGGGWLFMAFFIVFIIGVGHPPALNEFVPLDTKMKGLVLLAILIFILSFIPVPIS